A single Candidatus Deferrimicrobiaceae bacterium DNA region contains:
- a CDS encoding CDP-alcohol phosphatidyltransferase family protein gives MRNDRIDQARLINIANGLTAVRILLLPLFAWFLISGQPHEAIIVFVVCGVSDGLDGLLARWLHQRTLIGAYLDPIADKLLMATAFIVLAIVHVIPTWLTVLVISRDIFILIGCFLYIMLLEDAEIYPTRISKANTFVQILTVVYFLALTGFPDFFAGLPGSDSGGLTLGVEAACAATTVVSGAQYIAIGMRKLANG, from the coding sequence ATGCGGAATGACCGGATCGATCAGGCGAGGCTGATCAACATCGCGAACGGCCTGACCGCCGTCCGAATCCTGCTGCTCCCGCTTTTCGCGTGGTTTCTCATTTCGGGACAACCGCACGAAGCCATCATCGTTTTCGTGGTCTGCGGGGTGAGCGACGGGCTCGACGGGCTGCTTGCGCGGTGGCTGCATCAACGGACGCTCATCGGCGCCTATCTCGACCCGATCGCCGACAAGCTGCTCATGGCCACGGCTTTTATCGTGCTTGCGATCGTCCACGTCATCCCGACCTGGCTCACGGTTCTCGTCATCAGCCGCGACATCTTTATTTTGATCGGCTGCTTCCTCTACATCATGCTGCTGGAAGACGCCGAGATCTATCCGACACGGATCAGCAAGGCCAATACGTTCGTCCAGATCCTGACCGTGGTCTACTTCCTCGCGCTGACCGGGTTTCCCGACTTTTTCGCCGGCTTGCCCGGAAGCGACTCCGGAGGGCTGACGCTCGGGGTCGAGGCGGCATGCGCCGCGACGACCGTGGTCTCGGGCGCCCAGTACATCGCCATCGGAATGCGAAAGCTCGCCAATGGATAA
- the rpmI gene encoding 50S ribosomal protein L35, with amino-acid sequence MPKMKSNSGAKKRFKATGAGGIKRGKMGRRHILTSKNRKRKRSLRKSGLVHSTNEKSIRSLLPYL; translated from the coding sequence ATGCCCAAGATGAAGTCCAACAGTGGCGCGAAGAAGCGCTTCAAGGCCACTGGCGCAGGCGGGATCAAGCGAGGCAAGATGGGGCGACGCCACATTCTCACCTCGAAGAATCGCAAGCGTAAGCGCTCGCTCCGCAAGAGCGGGCTCGTGCACTCGACCAACGAGAAGTCGATCCGCAGCCTGCTTCCGTACCTTTAA
- the rplT gene encoding 50S ribosomal protein L20 produces MPRVKRAVHAKKKRRTVFKLVKGFRGGGGRLLRSAKEAVDRALKYAYRDRRVRKREFRSLWITRINAATRENGLSYSQFMHGLKIAGIEVDRKMLADLALNESGAFKALADQSKAALAK; encoded by the coding sequence ATGCCCCGCGTAAAAAGAGCCGTACACGCCAAGAAGAAACGCCGTACAGTATTCAAGCTCGTCAAGGGTTTCCGTGGAGGCGGGGGACGCCTGCTCCGTTCCGCCAAGGAAGCCGTCGACCGGGCGCTGAAGTATGCCTATCGCGACCGCCGTGTCCGCAAACGCGAATTCCGTTCGCTCTGGATCACCCGCATCAATGCCGCGACCCGCGAAAACGGGCTGTCCTACAGCCAGTTCATGCACGGTCTCAAGATCGCCGGCATCGAGGTCGATCGCAAGATGCTGGCCGATCTCGCGCTCAACGAAAGCGGAGCATTCAAGGCGCTGGCCGACCAGTCGAAGGCGGCCCTCGCGAAATAA
- the dnaE gene encoding DNA polymerase III subunit alpha — translation MPQGNEFVHLHLHSQYSLLDGTIKIDQLIKRVKELGMPAVAITDHGAMMGTIEFYEKAREAGIKPIIGSELYVAPGSRFTKSVEPGGEKAYHLIVLAETDEGYHNLLKLVSFGHVEGYYYKPRVDKELLRRYSKGLIGASACLQGEISKAFAEGGPAKAEVVLGEYKEIFGPGNFFLEIQDNGLEEQYRINEKLIALARKTDTPLIATNDAHYLHREDHKLHEILLCLQTGKTISDTKRMKFESTDFYVKSGEEFAKTFGEIAPDALANTVRIAERCNVTLTLGKPQIPDFPLPPGRTAKEELRAQAAKGLEQRLKERETYGPPLAEGELARYHERFEYELSVIEGMDFPGYFLIVADFLKYARDNGVPTGPGRGSAAGSLVAYCLRITEIDPLPYNLLFERFLNPERVSLPDIDCDFCKDKRERVIEYVKEKYGADHVSQIITFGTMKARAAIRDVARVLEIPYAQADIIAKLIPADLKMTIKKAREVEPKLNEMIAADPKIRDLFALAGDIEGLSRNAGTHAAGVVIADKPITEYSALYRNTKEEITTQLSGTDVEKVGLVKFDFLGLRTLTAIADTLKLVKEMRGVDIDINHIPIDDAPTYEMLQRKDTPGVFQCESSGFTELLGSLKPERFTHMVDMVALYRPGPLNSGMVTDYIEVRHGRKKPSYMFPELEPILKDTYGVIVYQEQVMQIAVAIGGFTMGQADVLRKAMGKKKVDVMAKQKEMFLQGAAAKKFEPKKAEALFDLMAQFAEYGFNKSHSAAYGFVAYQTAYLKAHYPVEFYCALMTSESGDTTKIIRYFNDAREHDIPILPPDVNESRAAFHPSGNGIRFGLSAIKGVGSSAIEAIAEARQESPFATVSDFMARVDLRRVNKSVLESLAKAGAFDSIDPDRGRLVDMIPSMIDAAQREAKRKESGQFALFGVSTPADSDKASSGKEKDAPAPEPLWTRKERLAHEKEALGFYITGHPLDAFAGEIELFANTSTAQIGELRSGAEVKVGGVINSVKEKLTKKGDKYAILTIEDREGIIEVLVWAETYKECIDACSSEEPIFLIGRVEKGENSTKLIAREIFRMENIRERLARSVHYRIDLESYQPELVQAFRKTLRRHAGEKRGYLHLVRNGEFEAVVQLPDSCSVNPSLELAKELRGLFNYDVLRLH, via the coding sequence ATGCCTCAGGGCAACGAATTCGTTCATCTCCATCTGCACTCGCAGTACAGCCTTCTGGATGGGACGATCAAGATCGATCAGCTCATCAAGCGGGTGAAGGAGCTCGGCATGCCCGCCGTCGCCATCACCGACCACGGCGCGATGATGGGCACGATCGAGTTCTACGAAAAGGCTCGTGAAGCCGGTATCAAGCCGATCATCGGCTCCGAGCTGTACGTTGCCCCCGGCTCCCGTTTCACGAAGAGCGTCGAGCCCGGCGGCGAGAAGGCCTATCACCTCATCGTCCTGGCCGAGACCGACGAGGGGTATCACAACCTCCTCAAGCTGGTCTCCTTCGGTCACGTCGAGGGCTACTACTACAAGCCCCGAGTCGACAAGGAACTTTTGCGCCGATACTCCAAGGGACTGATCGGTGCGTCGGCCTGCCTCCAGGGCGAGATCTCCAAGGCGTTCGCCGAGGGCGGGCCGGCGAAGGCCGAGGTCGTGCTCGGCGAATACAAGGAGATCTTCGGCCCCGGCAATTTCTTCCTCGAGATCCAGGACAACGGGCTCGAGGAACAATACCGGATCAACGAGAAGCTGATCGCGCTGGCGCGCAAGACCGACACGCCGCTCATCGCGACCAACGACGCCCATTACCTGCATCGCGAGGACCACAAGCTTCACGAGATCCTGCTCTGCCTCCAGACCGGCAAGACGATCAGCGACACGAAGCGGATGAAATTCGAGTCCACCGACTTCTACGTGAAGAGCGGCGAGGAATTCGCCAAAACATTCGGCGAGATCGCCCCCGATGCGCTCGCCAACACCGTCCGGATCGCGGAGCGGTGCAACGTGACCTTGACGCTGGGGAAGCCCCAGATCCCCGATTTCCCGCTCCCCCCCGGCCGGACCGCGAAAGAAGAATTGCGCGCGCAGGCCGCGAAGGGACTCGAACAGCGGCTCAAGGAAAGGGAAACGTATGGCCCTCCGCTCGCCGAAGGCGAACTTGCCCGATACCATGAACGATTCGAATACGAACTCTCGGTCATCGAAGGGATGGATTTCCCCGGCTACTTCCTGATCGTCGCCGATTTCCTGAAATACGCCCGGGACAACGGGGTGCCCACCGGCCCCGGCCGCGGTAGCGCGGCGGGCAGCCTGGTCGCCTACTGCCTGCGGATCACCGAGATCGACCCGCTCCCCTACAACCTCCTTTTCGAGCGGTTCCTCAATCCCGAGCGGGTGAGCCTCCCCGATATCGACTGCGACTTCTGCAAGGACAAGCGGGAGCGCGTCATCGAATACGTCAAGGAGAAGTACGGCGCCGACCACGTCTCCCAGATCATCACCTTCGGGACGATGAAGGCGCGCGCGGCCATCCGCGACGTCGCCCGTGTCCTTGAAATTCCCTATGCGCAGGCCGACATTATCGCCAAGCTGATCCCGGCCGACCTCAAGATGACGATCAAAAAAGCGCGCGAGGTCGAGCCCAAGCTCAACGAGATGATCGCGGCCGATCCCAAGATCCGCGACCTTTTCGCCCTGGCCGGCGATATCGAGGGGCTTTCCCGCAACGCCGGGACCCACGCGGCTGGCGTCGTCATCGCCGACAAGCCCATCACCGAATACTCGGCGCTCTACCGCAACACCAAGGAAGAAATCACGACCCAGCTTTCCGGGACCGACGTCGAGAAGGTCGGGCTGGTCAAGTTCGACTTCCTGGGGCTGCGGACGCTGACGGCCATCGCCGATACGCTCAAGCTGGTCAAGGAGATGCGCGGCGTCGACATCGACATCAACCACATCCCGATCGACGACGCACCGACCTACGAGATGCTCCAGCGGAAGGACACCCCCGGCGTTTTCCAGTGCGAGAGCAGCGGGTTCACCGAGCTCCTCGGGAGCCTGAAGCCGGAACGCTTCACCCACATGGTCGACATGGTCGCCCTTTATCGCCCGGGTCCGCTCAACAGCGGGATGGTCACCGACTACATCGAGGTCCGTCACGGTCGCAAGAAGCCTTCTTACATGTTCCCCGAGCTCGAGCCGATCCTGAAGGACACCTATGGCGTCATCGTGTACCAGGAACAGGTCATGCAGATCGCCGTGGCCATCGGCGGCTTCACGATGGGACAAGCCGACGTGCTCCGGAAAGCGATGGGAAAGAAAAAAGTCGACGTGATGGCGAAACAGAAGGAGATGTTCCTTCAAGGCGCCGCCGCGAAGAAATTCGAGCCGAAGAAAGCCGAGGCGCTGTTCGACCTCATGGCCCAGTTCGCCGAATACGGCTTCAACAAGTCACACAGCGCGGCTTACGGTTTCGTGGCGTACCAGACCGCGTATCTGAAGGCGCACTACCCGGTCGAATTCTATTGCGCGCTGATGACCTCGGAATCGGGCGACACCACCAAGATCATCCGCTATTTCAACGACGCCCGCGAACACGACATTCCGATCCTTCCGCCCGACGTCAACGAGTCGCGCGCTGCGTTCCATCCTTCCGGAAACGGCATCCGCTTCGGCCTCTCCGCAATCAAGGGCGTGGGCTCCTCGGCCATCGAGGCCATCGCCGAGGCCCGGCAGGAGTCGCCCTTCGCCACGGTGTCCGATTTCATGGCCCGCGTCGACCTGCGCCGCGTCAACAAGAGCGTTCTCGAGAGCCTCGCCAAGGCCGGGGCCTTCGACTCGATCGATCCCGATCGCGGCCGCCTGGTCGACATGATCCCGTCGATGATCGACGCCGCCCAGCGCGAGGCGAAACGCAAGGAATCCGGCCAGTTCGCGCTGTTCGGCGTTTCCACGCCTGCCGATTCCGACAAGGCCTCCTCGGGAAAGGAGAAGGACGCTCCGGCCCCCGAACCGCTCTGGACCCGAAAGGAGCGTCTCGCCCACGAAAAGGAAGCGCTCGGCTTCTACATCACGGGACATCCCCTCGACGCCTTCGCCGGCGAGATCGAGCTTTTCGCCAATACGTCGACCGCTCAGATCGGCGAGCTTCGGAGCGGCGCCGAGGTGAAGGTCGGCGGTGTCATCAATTCGGTCAAGGAGAAGCTCACCAAGAAGGGCGACAAGTACGCCATCCTGACGATCGAGGACCGCGAAGGCATCATCGAGGTGCTCGTCTGGGCCGAGACCTACAAGGAGTGCATCGATGCGTGCTCCTCCGAGGAACCGATCTTCCTGATCGGCCGCGTCGAAAAAGGGGAGAACTCCACCAAGCTCATCGCCCGCGAGATCTTCAGGATGGAAAACATCCGGGAGCGCCTCGCACGTTCGGTCCACTACCGGATCGACCTCGAGTCCTATCAACCCGAGCTTGTCCAGGCATTTCGCAAGACCCTTCGCCGCCATGCCGGCGAAAAGAGGGGGTACCTCCACCTGGTCCGCAACGGCGAATTCGAAGCCGTCGTGCAGCTCCCGGACAGCTGCAGCGTCAACCCATCGCTCGAGCTCGCCAAGGAACTGAGGGGACTGTTCAACTACGACGTCCTCCGGCTGCACTGA
- the thrS gene encoding threonine--tRNA ligase has translation MTLFELAKQQGKAKVAIAAKVNGSPVDLSTPAPEDPSAVEWLTSSSPEGIEIIRHSTAHVMAAAVKMLFPEARITIGPAIENGFYYDFDVETPFTTEDLSRIEEKMAELVKADLPFLRDVVGKDAARSLFPGEPYKLELIADIPDATVSIYKVGEFLDLCRGPHVPSSGKIGAYKLMTTAGAYWRGDSSNKMLTRIYGVAFAGKKDLDEHLRLLEEIKKRDHRKIGKDLDLFSINDEVGPGLILWHPKGAMVRKVIEDFWRAQHEASGYDLVFSPHIARQDLWRTSGHLDFYRAAMYAGIEVEGQAYQLKPMNCPFHIEIFNSSMRSYRDLPIRYAELGTVYRYEPSGTLHGLLRVRGFTQDDAHIFMRPDQLDEEIYKLLDFTLFILGSFGFSQYDIYLSTRPEKSVGSDENWAAAENALKSALDRKGIPYQVDPGEGVFYGPKIDIKIKDMLGRSWQCSTIQVDFNLPERFDCTFVGEDGSRHRAIMIHRALMGSLERFFGVLVEHYAGAFPLWLAPVQIDILPVTDKAADYAYELRDRLKSEGFRTEVDARNEKLGYKIRESQLKKVPYALVIGDREVTDRQVTPRRRGGEQLTSMTLDAFIEIARNERNNRAS, from the coding sequence ATGACGTTATTCGAGTTGGCGAAACAGCAAGGCAAGGCCAAGGTCGCCATCGCCGCCAAGGTGAACGGCAGCCCCGTCGACCTTTCGACTCCGGCTCCCGAAGACCCGTCCGCCGTCGAATGGCTCACGTCGTCCTCTCCCGAAGGCATCGAGATCATCCGCCACAGCACCGCCCACGTCATGGCTGCGGCGGTCAAGATGCTCTTCCCTGAAGCGCGCATCACCATCGGCCCCGCCATTGAAAACGGCTTCTACTACGATTTCGATGTCGAGACTCCCTTTACAACCGAAGACCTTTCCCGCATCGAGGAAAAGATGGCCGAGCTGGTCAAGGCCGATCTTCCCTTCCTCCGCGACGTCGTCGGCAAAGATGCCGCCCGATCTCTCTTCCCGGGCGAGCCGTACAAACTCGAGCTGATCGCCGACATCCCCGATGCCACGGTCTCCATTTATAAGGTCGGCGAATTCCTCGACCTTTGCCGCGGACCGCACGTTCCCTCCAGCGGAAAGATCGGCGCCTACAAGCTCATGACCACCGCCGGCGCTTACTGGCGCGGCGACTCGTCCAACAAGATGCTTACGCGCATCTACGGCGTCGCCTTCGCGGGCAAGAAGGATCTCGACGAGCATCTCCGTCTCCTCGAAGAGATCAAGAAGCGGGACCACCGCAAGATCGGCAAGGATCTCGATCTGTTCAGCATCAACGACGAGGTCGGCCCCGGGCTCATCCTTTGGCACCCCAAGGGCGCCATGGTCCGCAAGGTCATCGAAGATTTCTGGCGCGCGCAGCACGAGGCCTCCGGCTACGACCTGGTCTTTTCTCCCCACATCGCCCGCCAAGACCTCTGGCGCACGAGCGGGCACCTCGATTTCTATCGGGCCGCCATGTACGCGGGCATCGAGGTCGAAGGACAGGCCTACCAGCTCAAGCCCATGAACTGCCCGTTCCACATCGAAATCTTCAATTCCTCCATGCGATCCTATCGCGATCTGCCGATTCGCTACGCCGAACTCGGCACCGTCTACCGTTACGAGCCCTCGGGGACGCTCCACGGTCTTCTCCGCGTCCGCGGCTTCACACAAGACGACGCACATATCTTCATGCGCCCCGACCAGCTCGACGAGGAGATCTACAAGCTTCTCGACTTCACGCTGTTCATCCTCGGCAGCTTCGGTTTCTCGCAATACGACATCTACCTGTCGACCCGCCCCGAGAAATCCGTCGGCTCCGACGAAAACTGGGCTGCAGCCGAGAACGCCCTCAAGAGCGCCCTTGATCGCAAGGGAATCCCATATCAAGTCGACCCGGGCGAGGGGGTCTTCTACGGCCCCAAGATCGACATCAAGATCAAGGACATGCTGGGCCGGTCCTGGCAGTGCTCCACGATCCAGGTCGACTTCAACCTGCCCGAGCGGTTCGACTGCACTTTCGTCGGAGAAGACGGCTCCCGCCACCGCGCCATCATGATCCACCGCGCACTGATGGGGTCCCTCGAACGCTTCTTCGGCGTGCTGGTCGAACACTATGCCGGCGCCTTCCCGCTTTGGCTTGCCCCGGTCCAGATCGACATCCTTCCCGTCACCGACAAGGCCGCGGATTACGCCTACGAGTTGCGCGACCGCCTGAAGTCCGAAGGGTTCCGAACGGAAGTTGATGCCCGAAACGAAAAACTCGGGTATAAGATACGGGAGTCGCAGTTGAAAAAGGTTCCCTATGCCCTGGTCATCGGCGACCGTGAAGTCACCGACCGGCAGGTCACGCCGCGCCGCCGCGGTGGGGAGCAGTTGACGTCCATGACGCTCGACGCCTTCATCGAGATCGCACGGAACGAACGCAACAACCGCGCAAGTTAA
- the hflX gene encoding GTPase HflX, whose protein sequence is MQEIPRSKSEKAWLVWAPRRQKNAHRLRPDLLKELKALVEAAGGNVAGGQTNMLQVEHPSTVIGSGVLERLKATVEEHGVDVVVFQNLLRPKQQLNLEKELGVKVLDRREVILDIFAQRARTREGKLQVEFAQLSFRAGRLIGARKDLSRLGGGIGTRGPGEKKLEEDRRKIRTVMKQIQTELLTVRRTRTLHQERRKEVGFPIVAIVGYTNAGKSTLFNRLTGADVLVADQLFATLDPTARKLRLPSGKNAILVDTVGFIHELPEELRQAFLATLEGIGEADLLLHVVDGSSDAAEANVQSVVNILNELAYNDKPSLLVLNKCDLGAVFPGNSDWPDAHAVSAVTGGGIDLLLEAIEKELSAIHAE, encoded by the coding sequence ATGCAGGAGATTCCGCGCAGCAAGTCCGAGAAAGCCTGGCTGGTCTGGGCCCCGCGTCGCCAGAAAAACGCCCATCGCCTGCGTCCTGACCTGCTCAAGGAGCTCAAGGCGCTGGTCGAGGCGGCCGGCGGAAACGTCGCGGGCGGGCAGACCAACATGCTCCAGGTCGAGCATCCGTCGACCGTCATCGGGTCGGGCGTGCTCGAACGCCTGAAGGCCACGGTCGAGGAACACGGGGTCGATGTCGTCGTGTTCCAGAACCTGCTTCGCCCCAAGCAGCAGCTCAATCTCGAGAAAGAGCTCGGCGTCAAGGTTCTCGACCGGCGCGAGGTCATCCTCGACATTTTCGCCCAGAGGGCACGCACGCGCGAAGGCAAGCTCCAGGTCGAGTTCGCACAACTTTCCTTCCGGGCCGGAAGGCTGATCGGGGCGCGGAAGGATCTTTCGCGCCTCGGGGGCGGCATCGGCACGCGCGGCCCGGGCGAGAAAAAGCTCGAGGAAGATCGCCGGAAGATCCGGACCGTCATGAAGCAGATCCAGACCGAGCTCTTGACCGTTCGCCGAACCCGCACGCTCCACCAGGAACGCCGTAAAGAGGTGGGCTTCCCGATCGTCGCGATCGTCGGATACACCAACGCCGGGAAGTCGACGCTGTTCAACCGCCTGACCGGGGCCGACGTCCTGGTGGCCGACCAGCTGTTCGCCACCCTCGACCCGACCGCGCGAAAGCTCCGACTTCCCTCGGGGAAGAACGCCATCCTGGTCGACACGGTTGGGTTCATCCACGAGTTGCCGGAAGAACTTCGACAGGCCTTCCTCGCCACCCTCGAGGGGATCGGCGAGGCCGACCTGTTGCTGCACGTGGTCGACGGAAGCTCCGACGCGGCGGAAGCCAACGTCCAGTCCGTCGTCAACATCCTCAATGAGCTCGCCTATAACGACAAGCCGTCGCTCCTCGTCCTGAACAAGTGCGACCTCGGGGCCGTTTTCCCCGGAAACTCCGACTGGCCCGATGCGCATGCCGTTTCTGCGGTCACCGGAGGCGGTATCGACCTGCTGCTTGAAGCCATCGAGAAGGAGTTGTCCGCAATCCATGCGGAATGA
- the infC gene encoding translation initiation factor IF-3, whose product MAKESRINEQINCPEVRLVGAEGEQLGVISTSEALQRARVADLDLVEVAPMAAPPVCRIMDYGKFKYIQSKREQEARKKQTVILVKEIKVRPKTDDHDLDTKVKHIRRFLSEGDKVKVTVRFRGRELAYASQSGFEVLKHVLESVSEICKVESPPKMEGKTMMTVLAPTQPKKKPVAVPAKPAASAKAKPADGPKDDNGPDPAASDNQEV is encoded by the coding sequence ATCGCGAAGGAATCCAGAATCAACGAACAGATCAACTGTCCCGAGGTACGCCTTGTCGGTGCCGAAGGCGAGCAGTTGGGAGTCATCTCCACTTCCGAGGCGCTTCAAAGGGCGCGTGTAGCGGATCTTGACCTGGTCGAGGTGGCCCCGATGGCCGCACCGCCGGTCTGCCGCATCATGGATTACGGGAAGTTCAAGTACATCCAGAGCAAACGCGAACAAGAAGCGCGCAAGAAGCAGACCGTCATCCTGGTCAAGGAGATCAAAGTTCGTCCCAAGACGGATGATCACGACCTCGATACCAAGGTCAAGCACATCCGCCGATTCCTCAGTGAAGGCGACAAGGTCAAGGTGACCGTCCGGTTTCGCGGGCGCGAGCTGGCCTATGCATCGCAGAGCGGATTCGAGGTCCTGAAGCACGTTCTCGAGTCCGTCAGCGAAATCTGCAAGGTCGAAAGCCCCCCCAAGATGGAGGGCAAGACCATGATGACCGTCCTCGCCCCCACGCAACCCAAGAAGAAACCGGTCGCTGTTCCGGCGAAACCCGCAGCGTCAGCCAAAGCCAAGCCGGCTGACGGGCCGAAAGACGACAACGGGCCGGATCCGGCCGCGTCCGATAATCAGGAGGTTTGA
- a CDS encoding DUF512 domain-containing protein, translating into MDKPANPLRSREYVRVEGVDPDSLAALAGIVPGDRLISVSRKPVSDLLDLFFLTGKERFSLEWASRSGQLYSARFRSDEGPLGIYPEPVRVRKCRNRCIFCFVHQLPKGLRKPLYVKDEDVRLSFLHGQYVTMSDVTDEEMSRILRYRLSPLYVSIHATDPVLRRKMLGNPHAHDILQVMKRLVRNGITLHGQIVVCPGINDGSVLERSLSDLMAFRPGLSTVSVVPLGLTSHRHGLPDLRPVTPEEARATIALVDRFRREAGDNDGEPFVMAADEYYLLAGRPVPARRVYGGFAQIENGVGLVRRFLDASSALFRRKRIGRIDGGGVVVTGLSPIGFVAPFLERFSLSTGGRFDALAVPNRLMGPSVTVTGLVSGGDILHAFKGRRTRRLYVPSVMLRDAGDVFLDGMTPDDLGRALRTEVRLFEPTPAGFYEAVFS; encoded by the coding sequence ATGGATAAGCCTGCGAACCCTTTACGAAGCCGGGAGTATGTGCGGGTCGAGGGCGTCGATCCCGACAGCCTGGCTGCGCTGGCCGGAATCGTCCCGGGCGACCGCCTGATCTCCGTTTCGCGCAAGCCCGTCTCCGACCTGCTCGATCTTTTTTTCCTGACCGGGAAAGAACGGTTCTCGCTCGAATGGGCCAGCCGGTCGGGGCAACTTTACAGCGCGCGCTTCCGCTCCGACGAAGGCCCCCTCGGCATCTACCCCGAACCGGTTCGCGTCCGCAAATGCCGGAACCGGTGCATCTTCTGCTTCGTCCACCAGCTCCCGAAGGGATTGCGCAAACCCCTTTACGTCAAGGACGAAGACGTTCGCCTCTCGTTCCTTCACGGGCAATACGTCACCATGAGCGACGTGACCGACGAGGAGATGTCCCGTATTCTCCGCTACCGCCTCTCGCCGCTCTACGTGTCGATCCACGCGACCGATCCCGTTCTTCGCCGGAAGATGCTCGGCAATCCGCACGCGCACGACATCCTCCAGGTCATGAAGCGACTGGTGCGCAACGGAATCACGCTTCACGGGCAGATCGTCGTCTGCCCCGGAATCAACGACGGCTCGGTGCTGGAGCGATCGCTTTCCGACCTCATGGCCTTTCGGCCGGGCCTGTCCACGGTCTCCGTTGTACCCTTGGGCTTGACGTCCCATCGCCACGGCCTTCCCGACCTGCGGCCGGTCACGCCCGAGGAGGCGAGGGCGACGATCGCCCTGGTCGACCGCTTCCGACGGGAAGCCGGAGATAACGACGGGGAGCCGTTTGTGATGGCCGCCGACGAATATTATCTCCTTGCCGGCCGACCGGTCCCCGCTCGACGGGTCTACGGCGGATTCGCCCAGATCGAAAACGGAGTCGGCCTCGTCCGCCGGTTTCTCGACGCATCGTCGGCGCTTTTCCGACGAAAGCGAATCGGCCGGATCGATGGGGGAGGGGTCGTCGTCACCGGCCTGTCGCCGATCGGCTTTGTCGCGCCCTTCCTGGAGCGGTTCTCCCTTTCGACCGGCGGTCGGTTCGACGCCCTCGCAGTGCCCAATCGCCTCATGGGGCCATCCGTCACGGTCACGGGTTTGGTCTCCGGCGGCGATATCCTTCACGCCTTCAAGGGAAGGCGAACCCGCCGGCTTTATGTCCCCTCCGTCATGCTGCGCGATGCAGGCGACGTTTTTTTGGACGGAATGACGCCCGACGATCTCGGCCGTGCCCTCCGGACCGAAGTCCGCCTCTTCGAGCCGACCCCTGCGGGGTTTTACGAGGCGGTTTTTTCCTGA